One Candidatus Eisenbacteria bacterium DNA window includes the following coding sequences:
- a CDS encoding isochorismate synthase codes for MSPIPFAGFAEAAAAFLAERLIEPGAVLRSTPALVAVPAPVGRPEALLRALDGDPAFLWAPPEGAVSAGVGASFVLRHNGEDRLDALRDRAADFLESLDVTLHSDCPPFVPSLFGGLGFDAGGGKEEPWVGFEDGFFFLPRWWYARDGERAWLALTRGGDDDRCDLRARIEELPRLFAAIEEDAGPEGGAAPGGTIEREPERAIWDDLVEEIRDGIHEGRFAKVVLARRARVNLAAPADPIGVVERLGASYPDCYRFAVRSGDGWFVGATPERLVRVRGVHVATEALAGTIAADGPIEERDARILTLLQSRKDLGEHDIVVGSIRRILEAFCLRLTVPPRPQVRELENAIHLQTPMAGLLARPTHILDLVGVLHPTPSVGGLPASEALRWIRNHEPHRRGWYAAPVGRFDAGGEGDFAAAIRSGVIRGDRAWIYAGAGIVRDSEPAKEYHETRIKMAPLLRALGIAN; via the coding sequence TTGAGCCCCATACCGTTCGCGGGATTCGCGGAAGCCGCCGCCGCTTTCCTCGCCGAGCGGCTGATCGAGCCGGGAGCGGTTCTCCGTTCCACGCCGGCTCTGGTCGCCGTCCCGGCCCCCGTGGGCCGGCCCGAAGCGCTGCTCCGCGCCCTTGATGGCGACCCGGCCTTCCTCTGGGCGCCGCCGGAGGGAGCGGTCTCGGCGGGGGTCGGCGCATCCTTCGTCCTTCGCCACAACGGCGAGGACCGCCTCGACGCGCTCCGTGATCGGGCGGCGGACTTCCTGGAGTCGCTCGACGTCACCCTCCACTCCGATTGCCCCCCCTTCGTCCCCTCCCTCTTCGGCGGTCTCGGTTTCGACGCCGGCGGCGGCAAGGAGGAACCTTGGGTCGGTTTCGAAGACGGTTTCTTCTTCCTCCCGCGCTGGTGGTACGCCCGAGACGGCGAGCGCGCGTGGCTCGCCCTCACCCGCGGCGGCGACGACGATCGGTGCGACCTGCGCGCCCGAATCGAGGAACTCCCGCGCCTCTTCGCCGCCATCGAGGAGGACGCCGGTCCCGAGGGGGGCGCGGCGCCGGGGGGGACGATCGAGCGCGAGCCGGAACGCGCGATCTGGGATGACCTGGTCGAGGAGATCCGAGACGGAATCCATGAAGGACGCTTCGCCAAGGTGGTGCTCGCGCGCCGCGCGCGGGTGAATCTCGCGGCCCCCGCGGACCCGATCGGCGTCGTGGAACGCCTCGGCGCCTCCTACCCGGACTGCTACCGTTTCGCCGTGCGGAGCGGCGACGGCTGGTTCGTCGGCGCCACGCCGGAGAGGCTCGTGCGGGTGCGGGGGGTGCATGTCGCCACCGAAGCGCTCGCCGGCACCATCGCCGCCGACGGCCCCATCGAGGAGCGGGACGCGCGCATCCTCACGCTCCTTCAGAGCCGAAAGGATTTGGGCGAGCACGACATCGTGGTCGGCTCGATCCGCCGGATCCTGGAGGCGTTCTGCCTCCGCCTCACCGTTCCGCCCCGCCCGCAGGTGAGGGAGCTCGAGAACGCGATCCACCTCCAGACGCCCATGGCCGGCCTCCTCGCCCGGCCGACGCACATCCTCGATCTCGTCGGCGTGCTGCATCCGACGCCATCGGTGGGCGGCCTCCCCGCCTCCGAGGCGCTCCGTTGGATCCGCAATCACGAACCGCACCGGCGCGGATGGTACGCCGCGCCCGTCGGCCGGTTCGACGCGGGCGGCGAGGGGGATTTCGCCGCCGCGATACGCTCCGGCGTGATCCGTGGCGACCGCGCCTGGATCTACGCGGGCGCGGGAATCGTCCGCGACTCCGAACCGGCGAAGGAGTATCACGAAACCCGGATCAAGATGGCGCCCCTCCTTCGGGCGCTGGGGATCGCGAATTGA
- the menD gene encoding 2-succinyl-5-enolpyruvyl-6-hydroxy-3-cyclohexene-1-carboxylic-acid synthase yields the protein MNGDDHARKNRAGASPQTIWASVLIDGLVRAGVRRAVVSSGARSAALVIAAAEHESLHVTPVADERAAAFFALGQARATGSPTLLVCTSGTAGAHWYPAVIEAAASRVPLVAVTADRPPESHGCGAPQTIDQTRLFGVHARRSVELGMPRGDAEALRALHRKALGAVADSLHPIPGPVHLNAPFAEPLGPEPGAPDRESMARAAAAVVGGPAPESRPPVVEPDRESYDRAVRLCREARRPVFLGGPAPVAAGDAWSSVERLARRLGAPILAEGASQYRFTGEDHPLRFDGHDLFLAWEETAATLAPDLVLQFGAYPTSAATRRWLAATGGADRLVVAPLGRPDPPGGAALFLHGAPERIAARLLREMESVEPSVEEEWAGLFAAPNRRALDEARRLAGGPVLSEARVARTVTETLPDGAFLAVGNSNPIRTVDRYCPGSTARAPVLAQRGANGIDGLVSAAAGAAVATGRPVTLLLGDLSFLHDLSGLAAAREATTPFAIVVVRNDGGRIFESHGLGSSKEAAPFLERYMIMPHGSDLAHAARLFDLPFHRAVSDDGLREALGAAAARRGATVIEATIPPRAPKPF from the coding sequence TTGAACGGAGACGATCACGCGAGGAAGAACCGGGCCGGCGCGAGCCCACAGACGATCTGGGCGAGTGTCCTGATCGACGGACTGGTGCGCGCGGGCGTACGCCGTGCGGTGGTCTCTTCGGGGGCGCGCTCGGCGGCGCTGGTGATCGCCGCGGCGGAGCACGAATCGCTCCACGTAACGCCGGTCGCGGACGAGCGCGCCGCCGCGTTCTTCGCCCTCGGACAGGCGCGCGCCACCGGCAGCCCGACGCTCCTCGTCTGCACGTCGGGGACGGCCGGAGCGCATTGGTATCCCGCGGTGATCGAAGCGGCCGCATCGCGCGTCCCCCTGGTGGCGGTCACCGCCGACCGGCCGCCGGAGTCGCACGGCTGCGGCGCCCCCCAGACCATCGACCAGACCCGTCTCTTCGGCGTCCACGCCCGCCGCTCGGTGGAACTCGGCATGCCGCGCGGCGACGCGGAAGCCCTGCGCGCCCTCCACCGCAAGGCGCTCGGCGCCGTGGCCGACTCTCTCCACCCCATCCCCGGGCCGGTCCATCTGAACGCCCCCTTCGCGGAGCCGCTCGGGCCGGAGCCGGGCGCGCCGGACCGAGAGTCGATGGCCCGCGCCGCCGCCGCCGTGGTCGGCGGTCCCGCGCCGGAGTCGCGCCCTCCCGTCGTCGAGCCGGACCGGGAGAGCTACGATCGCGCCGTCCGTCTCTGCCGCGAAGCGCGCCGGCCGGTCTTCCTCGGCGGGCCCGCTCCGGTCGCCGCGGGCGATGCGTGGTCGTCGGTGGAGCGTCTCGCCCGCCGCCTCGGCGCGCCGATTCTCGCCGAGGGGGCGAGCCAATATCGCTTCACGGGTGAAGATCATCCCCTCCGCTTCGACGGGCACGACCTCTTCCTGGCGTGGGAGGAGACCGCCGCGACGCTCGCCCCGGACCTGGTGCTCCAGTTCGGCGCCTACCCCACTTCCGCCGCGACGCGGCGCTGGCTCGCCGCGACGGGCGGGGCGGACCGCTTGGTCGTCGCGCCTCTCGGCCGGCCGGATCCGCCGGGGGGCGCGGCGCTCTTTCTCCACGGCGCACCGGAGCGGATCGCGGCGCGTCTCCTCCGAGAGATGGAGAGCGTGGAGCCTTCCGTCGAGGAAGAGTGGGCGGGGCTCTTCGCCGCACCGAACCGGAGGGCGTTGGATGAGGCGCGCCGCCTGGCCGGCGGCCCCGTCCTCTCCGAGGCGCGCGTCGCCCGTACCGTGACGGAGACGCTCCCGGACGGCGCCTTCCTCGCCGTCGGCAACAGCAATCCGATTCGCACGGTGGACCGCTACTGCCCGGGATCGACGGCGCGAGCCCCGGTGCTCGCCCAGAGAGGAGCGAACGGAATCGACGGCCTCGTCTCCGCCGCCGCGGGCGCCGCCGTCGCGACCGGCCGTCCGGTCACCCTCCTCCTCGGCGACCTCTCTTTCCTGCACGACCTAAGCGGTCTCGCCGCGGCGCGCGAAGCGACAACGCCCTTCGCGATCGTGGTGGTCCGGAACGACGGCGGCCGCATCTTCGAGAGCCACGGGCTCGGCTCGTCGAAGGAGGCGGCGCCCTTCCTGGAGCGCTACATGATCATGCCTCACGGGTCGGACCTCGCCCACGCGGCGCGCCTCTTCGACCTCCCCTTCCACCGGGCCGTCTCGGACGACGGGCTGCGCGAAGCGCTCGGGGCCGCCGCCGCCCGCCGGGGCGCCACGGTGATCGAAGCGACGATCCCTCCGCGCGCCCCGAAACCGTTTTAG
- a CDS encoding fused MFS/spermidine synthase: MKRKGRLYFIFFLSGVAGLLYQVVWNRLLLLVFGGSSYATATVLASFMSGLALGSWLFGRRADRSPDPLRLYGAIEIGIAVTALLVPALTLAGRALFLRAAPALEGTALFVPVRYALAFLTLLLPTTLMGGTFPVLSRVIVRELDRVGRGVGLLYFLNTGGAVLGAVLAAFATLPFLGLHGSIAVGVAINVFVGFGALLLARGERRGAPARIAEEPAALEEGREVSLPDAPPHRAILFLFALSGFASLGYEVTWVRVLVFFLGNNTIFAFAIMLATFLTGLALGGALYGLLPPKRGGRLLFFGALEIGIALAALLTLRLFGEVNPMTHRLVRAFGLQSWHGLLVLRLAAAAMTMALPTLLIGATFPAVAHLVTASARRVGREVGGAYAVNTLGAIAGSLAAGFVLVPLLGVEKTLVVLSSINLAIGGVALLLARGRVRRTAGGAALAGAAALAILGGGRILPPIYGAAAPGYELVYADEGPTATVTVHEDRVRKTKLLCVNGIWEVPTDFPSLQVFRLLGNIGPLVHPEPRRALTVALGGGIALGSLALHDFDAITCVEICPEVEGGAKLFAEENHRVLENPRVRVLFNDGRNRLLLSDERYDVIVSDATHPGSADSWVLYTEDFYRLVLSRLGPEGLFCQWLPYHGVDRATYRTILRTFAGAFPEAALFSVARHSVLVGSPAPIRLDLERIKERIEGNEPVRRDLASVDLDDPVRIAAAVGLDREGMLRAAGPGPVNTDAHPRNSYAEARGHDRMTTVESMEIARSHSPDPAAYCLRPEAVGLDAGALAERVARIRLAWTWDGEAIRAHKEKRGGEAEIAWEEALRVDPENRGVARIYGEHLVQRAATSATHGNAAAVVPILEKLVRVVPWEADSHFRLANNLFREGRLAEAALAYREGLRIDPSNERAERALAACLDRIGGGAKAP; the protein is encoded by the coding sequence ATGAAGCGCAAGGGTCGGCTCTACTTCATCTTCTTTCTCTCCGGCGTCGCCGGGCTTCTCTACCAGGTCGTGTGGAATCGGTTGCTGCTGCTCGTGTTCGGCGGCTCCTCCTACGCGACCGCCACGGTGCTGGCGAGCTTCATGTCCGGCCTCGCCCTCGGGAGCTGGCTTTTCGGCCGCCGCGCCGACCGCTCGCCCGACCCGCTCCGCCTCTACGGCGCCATCGAAATCGGCATCGCCGTCACGGCGCTTCTCGTGCCGGCGCTCACTCTCGCCGGGCGGGCGCTCTTCCTGCGCGCCGCGCCCGCGCTGGAGGGAACGGCGCTCTTCGTGCCGGTCCGCTACGCCCTCGCCTTTCTCACCCTCCTCCTGCCGACCACCCTCATGGGAGGGACCTTCCCGGTCCTTTCGCGGGTGATCGTGCGCGAGCTGGACCGCGTCGGTCGCGGCGTCGGACTGCTTTACTTCCTGAATACCGGCGGGGCGGTGCTCGGCGCGGTCCTCGCCGCCTTCGCCACGCTCCCCTTCCTCGGGCTGCACGGGTCGATCGCCGTCGGCGTCGCGATCAACGTCTTCGTCGGATTCGGCGCGCTCCTGCTCGCCCGCGGGGAGAGGAGAGGCGCGCCGGCGCGAATCGCGGAGGAACCCGCGGCGTTGGAGGAGGGGCGTGAAGTCTCCCTCCCGGACGCGCCGCCGCACCGGGCGATCCTCTTCCTCTTCGCGCTCAGCGGTTTCGCCTCCCTCGGCTACGAGGTGACCTGGGTGCGCGTGCTCGTCTTTTTTCTCGGCAACAACACCATCTTCGCCTTCGCCATCATGCTCGCCACGTTCCTCACCGGCCTCGCCCTGGGAGGCGCGCTCTACGGACTGCTGCCGCCGAAGCGGGGCGGGCGGCTCCTCTTCTTCGGCGCGCTGGAGATCGGGATCGCCCTGGCGGCGCTCCTCACGCTCCGCCTCTTCGGCGAGGTGAACCCGATGACGCACCGCCTGGTGCGCGCCTTCGGACTGCAGAGCTGGCACGGGCTTCTCGTCCTCCGGCTGGCCGCGGCGGCGATGACCATGGCGCTTCCGACGCTCCTCATCGGCGCCACCTTCCCGGCCGTGGCGCATCTGGTCACCGCCTCGGCGCGGCGGGTCGGCCGCGAGGTGGGAGGCGCCTACGCGGTGAACACTCTCGGCGCCATCGCCGGATCGCTGGCGGCGGGATTCGTGCTGGTGCCGCTCCTCGGCGTCGAGAAAACGCTGGTCGTCCTCTCGTCGATCAACCTGGCGATCGGCGGCGTCGCCCTCCTTCTCGCCCGCGGCCGCGTGCGGCGAACCGCGGGGGGAGCGGCGCTGGCCGGCGCGGCGGCGCTCGCGATTCTCGGCGGCGGGAGGATCCTCCCGCCGATCTACGGGGCGGCCGCGCCCGGCTACGAACTCGTCTACGCCGACGAGGGCCCGACCGCCACCGTCACCGTCCACGAAGACCGGGTCCGCAAGACGAAGCTGCTCTGCGTGAACGGCATCTGGGAGGTCCCCACCGATTTCCCGTCGCTCCAGGTTTTCCGCCTGCTCGGAAACATCGGTCCGCTCGTCCACCCGGAGCCGCGGCGCGCCCTCACCGTCGCCCTCGGCGGCGGCATCGCCCTCGGTTCTCTCGCGCTCCACGATTTCGACGCGATCACCTGCGTCGAGATCTGTCCCGAGGTGGAGGGAGGGGCGAAACTCTTCGCCGAGGAGAACCACCGCGTCCTGGAAAACCCCCGCGTGCGCGTTCTGTTCAACGACGGCCGGAACCGGCTGCTCCTCTCGGACGAGCGTTACGACGTGATCGTCTCCGACGCGACCCATCCCGGATCGGCGGACAGCTGGGTGCTTTATACAGAAGATTTTTACCGGCTCGTCCTCTCCCGCCTCGGCCCCGAAGGTCTCTTCTGCCAGTGGCTCCCCTATCACGGCGTGGACCGCGCGACCTATCGGACCATCCTTCGCACCTTCGCCGGCGCCTTTCCCGAGGCGGCGCTCTTCTCGGTCGCCCGCCACTCCGTGTTGGTCGGTTCGCCGGCGCCGATCCGTCTCGACCTGGAGCGGATCAAGGAGCGGATCGAGGGGAACGAGCCGGTCCGCCGGGATCTCGCGTCGGTCGACCTGGACGACCCGGTGCGGATCGCCGCCGCCGTCGGCCTGGACCGGGAGGGGATGCTTCGCGCCGCGGGCCCGGGACCGGTGAACACCGACGCGCACCCGCGGAACAGCTACGCCGAGGCGCGGGGGCATGACCGGATGACCACCGTGGAATCGATGGAGATCGCCCGCTCCCATTCGCCGGACCCGGCGGCGTACTGCCTGCGGCCGGAGGCGGTCGGCCTCGACGCCGGCGCGCTCGCCGAGCGGGTCGCCCGGATACGCCTGGCCTGGACGTGGGACGGGGAGGCGATCCGCGCGCACAAGGAGAAACGAGGCGGCGAGGCGGAGATCGCCTGGGAGGAGGCGCTCCGCGTCGATCCGGAAAACCGCGGCGTCGCCCGCATCTACGGAGAGCACCTGGTGCAGCGGGCGGCGACGTCGGCGACCCACGGAAACGCCGCGGCGGTCGTGCCGATCCTGGAGAAGCTGGTCCGCGTCGTCCCATGGGAGGCGGACTCCCACTTCCGGCTCGCCAACAACCTCTTCCGCGAGGGACGTCTCGCCGAGGCGGCGCTCGCCTACCGGGAGGGGCTCCGCATCGATCCTTCCAACGAGCGGGCCGAGCGGGCGCTGGCGGCCTGCCTCGATCGGATCGGCGGCGGCGCGAAAGCCCCCTGA
- a CDS encoding glycosyltransferase family 4 protein has translation MRVLYLMDDMGGGTGNHVFSLVPRIEGVEPVFATTGRRVRTRLNVDDSTVYKVPPKGRFDPPVVHQARMLADLRRFALSARVDLIHSYFFWSIFFGRILKRMLGVPLVENREDLGFQWGTLEYALLRMGSGAPDRVICVAEAVRRQAARREGLPPARTTTVWNGIDPEELDADGGEGDLRAELGVPADAPVVGIVANFRRVKRVDRLIRAAPRLLDRLPDLRVLISGRGVEEERLRALVREMGLEERVLFAGFRRRLAPVYRAADITVLTSETEGCSIAVLESFHFGRPVVATDVGGNGELVRNGENGFLVPEWNEAAFADRVVRLLTDRALLERMGRAGRELVRERHGIDGVAREYGRIYEEVAAEGARHRKDPSVEK, from the coding sequence ATGCGCGTTCTCTACCTGATGGACGACATGGGGGGCGGCACCGGGAACCACGTGTTCTCTCTCGTCCCGCGCATCGAGGGGGTGGAACCGGTTTTCGCCACCACCGGCCGGCGCGTCCGCACGCGCCTCAACGTGGACGACTCGACGGTGTACAAGGTGCCGCCCAAGGGGCGTTTCGACCCGCCGGTGGTGCACCAAGCCCGCATGCTCGCCGACCTCCGCCGCTTCGCCCTCTCGGCGCGCGTCGATTTGATTCATTCCTATTTCTTTTGGTCCATCTTCTTCGGCCGCATTTTAAAGCGGATGCTCGGCGTTCCGTTGGTGGAGAACCGGGAGGATCTCGGTTTCCAATGGGGGACGCTGGAATACGCGCTCCTTCGAATGGGGTCCGGCGCGCCGGACCGCGTGATCTGCGTCGCCGAGGCGGTGCGGCGCCAGGCGGCGCGCCGGGAGGGGCTCCCCCCCGCGCGGACGACGACGGTGTGGAACGGGATCGACCCGGAGGAGCTGGACGCGGACGGCGGCGAGGGAGATCTCCGCGCCGAGCTGGGCGTTCCCGCGGACGCGCCGGTCGTCGGTATCGTGGCGAATTTCCGCCGTGTGAAGCGCGTGGATCGTCTGATCCGCGCCGCGCCGCGGCTCCTCGATCGGCTCCCGGATTTGCGCGTGCTGATCTCCGGCCGGGGCGTGGAGGAGGAGCGGCTGCGCGCCCTCGTCCGAGAGATGGGTCTCGAGGAGCGCGTTCTGTTCGCCGGTTTCCGGCGGCGGCTCGCGCCGGTTTACCGCGCCGCCGATATCACGGTCCTCACTTCCGAGACGGAGGGGTGCTCCATCGCCGTACTGGAGTCGTTCCACTTCGGCCGGCCGGTGGTGGCGACCGACGTGGGCGGAAACGGCGAGCTGGTCCGGAATGGAGAGAACGGCTTCCTCGTGCCGGAGTGGAACGAGGCGGCCTTCGCGGACCGGGTGGTCCGGCTGCTCACGGACCGGGCCTTATTGGAGAGGATGGGACGGGCGGGGCGGGAACTCGTCCGCGAACGCCACGGGATCGATGGCGTCGCGCGTGAGTACGGGCGAATCTACGAGGAAGTCGCGGCGGAAGGTGCCCGGCACCGGAAAGATCCTTCCGTCGAAAAATAA
- a CDS encoding tetratricopeptide repeat protein — protein MMARGTIAVAALALIAAALIAYAPALRGGFIWDDDSYVTANPHLRSAAGLRAIWLQPGATTQYYPLVHTAFWIEHRLWGLRPFGYHLINVLLHGVGAALLFLALRRLGVPGAWFAAAIWALHPVQVESAAWITERKNVLSGALYFGAALAWFARRERIERTGRGGRGLYALSFILFVGALLAKTVTASLPAALLLAAWWRRGRIDRREASSLLPFFAVGAAAGLFTAWIESDLLGARGAEWSLTLLQRTALAGRALFFYLGKLAWPARLSFIYPRVVPDGGAASLFPAAAALGIVVALLLLRRRIGRGAAAAALFFGGTLLPALGFFDVYPFRFSFTADHFQYLASAGPIVLFAAGCARLGRWVGGGERARTGAGVGAAARTAPLFAAALLLLLGGLAWRQAGAYRDLETLWRDTLEKNPGAWMAHVNLGEMLAARGDGAEAAVHFQEALRLDPENDKAHNNLGNLLAAAGRREEAIRHYREAIRIEPRSVSARSNLGLALLDEGRPEEAIEQFIEALRLRPGAPEPATNLGVALLRAGRPEEAERAFREALRARPNDAGAHYRLGVALAAMGRPAEAEAAFRESLRFDPNHPGARRALGE, from the coding sequence ATGATGGCACGAGGCACGATCGCGGTCGCGGCGCTGGCGCTGATCGCCGCCGCGCTGATCGCGTACGCTCCGGCGCTCCGGGGCGGGTTCATCTGGGACGACGACTCCTACGTCACCGCGAACCCGCATCTCCGGAGCGCGGCGGGGCTTCGCGCGATCTGGCTTCAACCGGGCGCGACCACCCAGTACTACCCGTTGGTTCACACCGCTTTCTGGATCGAGCACCGCCTTTGGGGGCTCCGCCCCTTCGGTTATCATCTGATCAACGTGTTGCTCCACGGCGTCGGCGCGGCGCTCCTTTTCCTGGCGCTGCGGAGGCTCGGCGTTCCGGGAGCGTGGTTCGCCGCGGCGATCTGGGCGCTCCATCCCGTGCAGGTGGAGTCGGCGGCGTGGATCACCGAGAGGAAGAACGTCCTCTCGGGCGCGCTCTACTTCGGCGCCGCCCTCGCCTGGTTCGCGCGGCGGGAGAGGATCGAGAGGACGGGGCGGGGGGGGCGCGGGCTCTACGCGCTCTCTTTCATTCTCTTCGTCGGGGCGCTGCTCGCCAAAACGGTGACCGCCTCGCTCCCGGCGGCGCTGCTTCTCGCGGCGTGGTGGAGGCGCGGGCGGATCGATCGCCGCGAGGCGTCGTCGCTCCTCCCCTTCTTCGCGGTGGGCGCGGCGGCGGGGCTCTTCACCGCCTGGATCGAAAGCGACCTTCTCGGCGCGCGCGGCGCGGAGTGGTCGCTCACGCTCCTTCAACGAACGGCGCTCGCCGGGCGAGCCCTCTTCTTCTATTTGGGAAAGCTGGCGTGGCCGGCGCGCCTCTCCTTCATTTATCCGCGGGTCGTCCCCGATGGCGGCGCGGCGTCGCTCTTCCCCGCGGCGGCGGCGCTGGGGATCGTCGTCGCGCTCCTTCTCCTAAGGCGGCGGATCGGCCGCGGGGCGGCGGCGGCGGCGCTCTTCTTCGGCGGCACGCTCTTGCCGGCGCTCGGGTTCTTTGATGTCTATCCTTTTCGCTTTTCCTTCACCGCCGATCATTTTCAGTATCTGGCTTCCGCCGGGCCGATCGTTCTTTTCGCGGCGGGATGCGCTCGTCTCGGCCGGTGGGTCGGCGGCGGTGAGCGGGCGCGCACGGGCGCGGGTGTGGGCGCGGCGGCGAGGACGGCGCCCCTGTTCGCCGCGGCGCTCCTCCTTCTTCTCGGAGGACTCGCCTGGCGGCAGGCGGGAGCCTACCGTGACCTGGAGACCCTCTGGCGGGACACGCTCGAGAAGAATCCGGGCGCGTGGATGGCGCACGTCAACCTGGGTGAGATGCTCGCCGCGCGAGGCGACGGGGCGGAGGCGGCGGTTCATTTCCAAGAGGCGCTTCGTCTCGACCCGGAGAACGACAAGGCGCACAACAATCTGGGGAATCTGCTCGCGGCGGCGGGACGGCGGGAGGAGGCGATCCGCCACTATCGGGAGGCGATCCGGATCGAGCCGCGATCCGTTTCGGCGAGGAGCAATCTGGGGCTGGCGCTCCTCGACGAGGGGAGGCCGGAGGAGGCGATCGAGCAGTTCATCGAGGCGCTCCGTCTCCGCCCCGGCGCGCCGGAGCCCGCGACCAATCTGGGGGTGGCGCTCCTTCGCGCCGGCCGGCCGGAGGAGGCGGAGAGGGCGTTCCGCGAGGCGCTCCGCGCGCGGCCGAACGACGCCGGCGCTCACTATCGTTTGGGGGTCGCCCTCGCCGCCATGGGCCGCCCCGCCGAAGCCGAGGCCGCCTTCCGCGAGTCGCTTCGTTTCGACCCGAACCACCCCGGCGCACGCCGGGCGCTGGGGGAGTAG
- a CDS encoding NTP transferase domain-containing protein, translated as MYRGEAILKRVAVVILGGGRGTRLFPLTERRAKPAISFGGKYRLIDIPISNSLNSGIRKIFVLTQFLSAGLHSHISRTYHMDGFSDGFVEILAAEQTPTSKDWYQGTADALRQSLRYLLRTPVDHVLILAGDQFYRMDFRLLLETHLQTGADVTVAATLAPEEVVPRLGVLEVGEGQRLARAVEKPADPEAIARLEAPEHVRSLFTSGWCRGRHLVSMGIYLLRKNALVDLLREAPGQDFAGSVVPVAVERGRAVYHPFAGYWVDVGTLRSYFDANLSLVDTVPPFNLYDPENPLFSRHRNLPAPKVTGTRVDGALIADGSIIEGAELARVVVGLRSVIRPGTKIRNSVLMGNDYYAHEVPAAEGRPAEPGIGRDCVIENAVLDKNVVVGDGCRIVGRAGEPDREGDGWTVRDGIVVIRHGATLPPGTVV; from the coding sequence ATGTATCGAGGCGAGGCGATCCTGAAACGTGTGGCGGTGGTCATCCTCGGCGGCGGCCGCGGCACGCGCCTCTTTCCGCTCACGGAGAGGCGGGCCAAACCGGCGATCAGTTTTGGCGGCAAGTATCGCCTCATCGACATTCCGATCTCGAACAGCCTGAACTCGGGGATCCGCAAGATCTTCGTGCTCACCCAATTCCTGAGCGCCGGGCTGCACAGCCACATCTCGCGCACCTATCACATGGACGGGTTCTCCGACGGTTTCGTGGAGATCCTCGCCGCCGAGCAAACCCCGACCAGCAAGGATTGGTACCAGGGAACGGCGGACGCGCTCCGCCAGAGTCTCCGTTATCTCCTCCGCACGCCGGTCGACCACGTGTTGATCCTCGCGGGCGACCAGTTTTACCGGATGGACTTCCGGCTCCTTCTGGAGACGCACCTGCAGACCGGCGCCGACGTGACCGTGGCGGCCACTCTCGCGCCGGAAGAGGTGGTGCCGCGCCTCGGCGTGCTGGAGGTCGGCGAGGGGCAGAGGCTCGCGCGGGCGGTGGAGAAACCGGCGGACCCGGAGGCGATCGCGCGCCTCGAGGCGCCGGAGCATGTACGGTCTCTCTTCACCAGCGGCTGGTGCCGGGGCCGGCACCTCGTCTCGATGGGGATCTACCTCCTTCGGAAAAACGCCCTCGTCGATCTTCTCCGCGAGGCGCCGGGCCAGGACTTCGCCGGCTCGGTGGTCCCCGTCGCGGTGGAGCGCGGTCGCGCGGTCTACCACCCCTTCGCCGGCTACTGGGTCGACGTGGGGACGCTCCGCAGCTACTTCGACGCGAACCTCTCTCTGGTCGACACCGTGCCCCCCTTCAACCTCTACGACCCCGAGAACCCCCTCTTCTCGCGGCACAGGAACCTGCCGGCGCCGAAGGTGACCGGCACGCGGGTGGACGGGGCGCTGATCGCGGACGGCTCGATCATCGAAGGAGCCGAGCTGGCGCGCGTGGTGGTCGGGCTCCGGAGCGTGATCCGTCCGGGAACGAAGATCCGCAACTCGGTTCTGATGGGAAACGATTACTATGCCCATGAAGTGCCCGCGGCCGAAGGACGCCCGGCGGAGCCGGGGATCGGCCGGGACTGCGTGATCGAAAACGCCGTGCTCGACAAGAACGTGGTGGTCGGCGACGGTTGCCGCATCGTCGGGCGCGCCGGCGAACCGGACCGCGAGGGGGACGGCTGGACGGTGCGCGACGGTATCGTGGTGATCCGCCACGGCGCGACCCTGCCGCCGGGGACGGTCGTCTGA